The sequence GGTCCTGGTTGGCGGCACTGATTCCCTGGGGCATCCGCAACTGACTATGTCTGTCACCGGTGCGATCAAGATCATGTGCCAACGCTGCCTGACGCCGTTTGCCTTCGATATCGACGCGGAATCCGTGCTGGTGTTGGCAAAAGATGAAGAAAGCGCCGATGAAATCGATGCGCTGCTTGATAATGACGAGATTGACGTCATCGTCGGCACCAAATCACTGAATATTATTGAATTGATTGAAGACGAGGCCTTGCTGGCCTTGCCGCTCTCGCCCAAGCATCCGGTCTGTCCGGACCAGTCTGCGCTTGAAGGGCTCAAAGCCAGCAAAAAAGAGTCGCCGTTTGCGATGCTCAAGAGTTTGAAGAATTAAAACGAATTGCGGTAAATTTGTCGCGCTGATTTTCACAGTCGTAGAGTGTGATT comes from Collimonas pratensis and encodes:
- a CDS encoding YceD family protein gives rise to the protein MSAFVIDAFEYSRHKERREGDIAVADLNRLAQESADRSGVLHWVLVGGTDSLGHPQLTMSVTGAIKIMCQRCLTPFAFDIDAESVLVLAKDEESADEIDALLDNDEIDVIVGTKSLNIIELIEDEALLALPLSPKHPVCPDQSALEGLKASKKESPFAMLKSLKN